In Nicotiana tabacum cultivar K326 chromosome 11, ASM71507v2, whole genome shotgun sequence, a single window of DNA contains:
- the LOC142165873 gene encoding uncharacterized protein LOC142165873 has protein sequence MLKQIQVNIPLIEALKEMPEYAKMMKDLMSRKFDFQDWATVTLTQTCSVVVTRPIVEKLSDLGSFTIPCTIGNFAFAKALCDLGASINIMPLAIYKRLGIGRARPTSMLLQLTDRTVKRPSGILDDVLVQTDDEVLTIEDPLAACLMNLDEVNGEELAEWVLALEGRGFWDRTLEFEPLHLENRETPPPKPSIEEPPKLELKTLPNHLSDYAVGAVLGQRKDKLMHPIYYTSRMLSGAQLNYTVTEKEMLVVVFAFDKFRSYLIGSKLVFGKACHLPVELEPRAWWALKQLNLDIEAAGTTRITELHELDEFRHLAFESTKLYKERIKRLHDKNIVERNFNHGDMAIYNKRKSMEYLWDQLRRKRDQSYNIR, from the exons atgctgaaacaaatccaggtaaacaTACCATTGATTGAAGCTTTGAAGGAGATGCCTGAGTATGcgaaaatgatgaaggacttgatgtcccgaaaGTTTGATTTCCAAGACTGGGCCACAGTTACTCTTACTCAGACATGTAGTGTagtggtgactagaccaattgTAGAAAAGCTGTCTGACCTAGggagctttacaattccatgcactattggtaatTTTGCTTTTGCTAAAGCACTGTGTGATCTAGGGGCCAGCATCAATATTATGCCCCTGGCAATTTATAAGAGGCTgggcattggaagagctagacccacctctatgttgttgcagctgaCTGATAGGACAGTGAAACGACCCTCTGGTATACTGGATGATGTGCTAGttcag ACTGATGATGAGGTGCTAACCATTGAGGACCCCCTTGCTGCATGTTTAATGAATTTGGATGAGGTGAATGGAGAGGAACTGGCGGAATGGGTGTTGGCATTAGAGGGTAGAGGGTTCTGGGATAGAACTCTAGAATTTGAGCCCTTACACTTGGAAAATCGAGAGACTCCTCCACCCAAGCCATCTatcgaagaaccaccaaagctggagttaAAGACATTGCCCaaccatctcag tgactaCGCAGTGGGGGCAGTGCTGGGACAGCGGAAGGACAAGCTgatgcatccaatctactatACAAGTAGAATGTTGAGTGGAGCCCAGCTAAACTATACGGTGACTGAGAAGGAGATGTTGGTTGTGGTGTTTGCTTTCGATAAGTTTAGATCATATCTGATTGgttctaag ttggtgttcGGAAAGGCCTGCCATttgccagtggaacttgaacCTAGAGCGTGGTGGGCACTGAAACAGCTGAATCTAGACATCGAGGCTGCGGGCACAACGAGGAtcacagaattgcatgagctcgacgAGTTCAGACAccttgcttttgagagcacaaagttgtacaaggaaagaaTAAAGAGGTTGCACGACAAGAACATTGTGGAGCGAAATTTCAATCATGGAGATATG GCTATATACAATAAAAGAAAGTCTATGGAGTACTTGTGGGATCAATTACGGAGAAAAAGAGACCAATCTTACAATATCCGCTAA